CAAGATTATGAAACTACTTCTCATTTTGTTGCTTTTGGAAAAATTCCCGGAATACGTTGTAGTCGGCGGTAATGATAAAACTTACGCCGGTTTCCACTATAAACCCTTCCAGAATGGACTGATACTGGTTTTTTCGGTATGCTCTGAACAGGTACCGGCCATCCCTTGAAACGGCATAATCCAGTGCTATGTTGTCAAATACTTCCGACGAACCGGCCGCGCCGCTCTGGTTTTCAAGTTCAAAGTTTTTACCAATGGAAATTTTCAGCCGGTCGTTTAAAAATGCTTTGCTCAGGCCCACGCTGAGGTCGGTGCGGGCCCCTGCTGACTGGTCGGTGGTTGAATTAAGATTTAAATCCAGGTTAACCCCCTTTACAAGGTCCGAGGCCAGATTATTGAGCTGATCGCTCAGCAGCTGGCTCACACTCTGGCGGGCAATGGCTTCGGCACTGTTATTGATATTAAAAGACGAAGCAGACTGGTCTGTTATGAACCGGTTGGTGATCAGCAAAGCAAATGCTTGCTTGTTTACTTCTGACGGACTCATCTCCATATTGGTCCAGAATGGCTGTGTGGTGATTTCCTTTGCCAGGTCGGACGTAACAGTGGAAGAAGGGGTGATCTTGAATGCGATATTGGGATTGGATAAATTACCCGTAATCACAATCTGAACATCAATAGGTACTTTTCTGCCGCTTTTTAAAGTATTGGAAATGGAGCCGGGGTCAACCATGACGGGGTACGAGGCTGTAATGTTCAATTCGGCTTTCATGGGGTCGCCGGTCCAGATGAGGTTACTGCCTTTTTGTATCTGAAACTGCCTTTTCAGGATTTCAAGGGTTATATCATAGGAGCCTTCCGTCAGGTCATAGGCTCCCAGCAAAAATAACTGGCCGTTTGGTGCTATACCTGCCGTGAGTTCTGCATTCCCTTTCAGCTTGATGTTGTCGCCGTTCAGTTCGTCAATTACTACCCTAAACTGTGATTTATCATCCACAGCGAGCTCCATGGAAATCTGCTGGGCAAAGTTCCCAACCGGGCCCGTATTCAGATCAATGGAGTCTGCCCGGGTTACCTGTGTTGAATCACTCATATCCACGAACTCGATCACACCCTTGGTAGCATCACCCGCCTCAGTTGCGTCGTTTGTGAGTACAACGGTTACATCACTTCCCGCGTCTACTTTCACGTTGCCATCAATAACGGATTTTGTTCCGGCACCTTTCACCGTCATGTTAGCGTCAATTACAGCCTTGCCATAAAACTGGTTGTTCTCCTTTTGTGTTGAGTTAAGAACCGTAAAGTTTTTCGCAGCTATTTTAAGGTCATAGGTAACATCCGGTATTCGGGCGATATTAACGTTTCCGTCTACCGTTAATTTTTGGTTGAGGGTATCTGAAACAACAAAATTATTAAAGTTAATCTGCTGCCCGTCAAACTGTATTTTCTGATTGGCAAGGGAGTAGCGGGCACCCAATTGCGTGACGTTAAAGGCCACATCATCAAAATTGATAGCGCCATTTATTTTGGGGATATCCGTGGAGCCGGTAATGGTAGCTTTGCCCGTCAGATTTCCTGTGGCTCGTTTCAATTGTCCGAAACTGAATGCTTCCACTGTTTTGGCACTGAGCTGTTTAAGATCCATGGTAAAATCCAGCGGATTTTTCTCTTTTGGACTGTAATATCCGTTGATGGAAATATCGTTGCCATTACCCTTAAGCGTCGTTTCAACCAGGATTTTATTTTCGGTTTCGTTGGTTGACTTAAGTGCCAGGTTCCCCACGGGGATCTGCATGGCTGCGAGGTTATTGATATGAAACTCGCCGGTATAAAGCGGGGTAGTCATGTAATTAATAAGTGTGATCTTACCTCCCAGCGTACCCGAGGCAAGTGTAGAGTCCCTTGTTGCCAAAGCGACCATCGGGCCGACGGCGATACTGTCCATCGTTATTTCGAGTGGCCCGTTTGGTACTCCTGTGGTAGAGTTGATCCTGAGTTTTTGATACTCGTTTCTAATCTCAATATTTTTTACCAGCAGGCTGTCGGTAGAATATTCTATCAGGCCTTCCGGATTGGTTTCCCATTTTTTGTAATCGAGTAAAAGCCCTTCCCGCAGGCTAAGCTTGTATTTACTTCTGTCAATGGCCAAATCCCCCTTCACTGCATGGCGATCAGTATTCACTGAATCCCTGACGGTGAGGTCGAACCGGATATCATTATCAATCATGTCACCTTGCAGGGAAACATTTTGCATTCGGAAACCACCCGTATTCAAAAGGCCCATTGTGGAATTGAAAGCGGCCTTCTCCGCAACGGTTACAAAACTCACGGCCACACGCTCCGTCCTGATACTGTCGTAAACGGCCACAGGTAAGCTCAGGCGTGCTACAATGGTGGAATCCTGCTGGTTGTCGAGCCTTGCTTTAAAGTTTACGGGGTTCAGTTCCTGTAATTGTGGTACGAATATCCTGAGTGCGGGATGATTGGTCAGCGTTGCTGCAAAATCAAAATTTACGGGTTTTGTAACTTCCTTATAGGCAAGGCCAGGAGATTTAAAATGCTTGCCTACCTCGGTAAGTATGGCATCGGCCAGTTCAGGATATACAAAATTTCCTGTTAGCTCTGCCTTCAGGAAGGGGGAGTTGATGGCTGCCCTTTTTGTACCGGAACTATCGCTTACAACCGCCTGGATACTATCCACAGCAACAGGCCTGCCATGATGTGTCAGTACCAAGTCGTGAATGGCAATACTGCCCAGGGGGGCGTCTGGTTGAGTAGATTGAAAGTCAATTTTAACATCGCCTTTTACCTGAAGGGAGTCGGGATATAAATGGAGGGCAGTAAGATTTAACTCGTCAATTTTAACTTCTCCTTTTACAGAAGGATATTGTTTGGATAAATCTGCCTCTCCGTCAATTGCAACCTTGATATTCTCATCCGCCATCGTCGCCTGCACGTTGGCAAGGCCTTTGTCCACACTTCCTTTCAGCGTCAGATTGTTGTAGATATATCCCTTGATATCCGCACGCTGTATGGTTCCGTCCAGATTAGCCTGCATGGTTTTGGACGCATAACCTCTGCCGCTGACCGTGGTTGACAGAGTGAGCTTTCCCATTTCCTGGGGAGGTTGTTTCAGTAATTTTCCGAGGTCAAACTCGGTAAACGACAGATTACCATCATATTCTGCTTTTAAGCTATCCGAAATATTCTTGAGGTTTCCGGAAAAAGTACCCACACCAAAAGAAGTATTGATCGTGGTATTCAGGTTCAGGTTGGACATAACTCCCCTGATCTTTCCAGAAATACTGATCTTTTCCGGGATTTCTACTGAGGAGGGCAAAGTACTATCCGGTAATAGCATCAGGATGTCATCCTTGCCAGAAGTTAGCTCGCTGATGTTAAGATCCATAGCCAGTTTACCGGCGTCGGGTAGTCCGCTGATCCGGCCATCCATTTTCAGGGCTGTTGTATTCAGCATGCTAAAGTTCGCCTTCGAAATCAGAAGATTATTAACCGAACCTGTTACTATTCCCGAACCCTTCAGGAAACCATTGGGAGTTTTGTCAAATGGGGGTGTTTTGGCCAGATCAGGTACCAGCAACAGCAGATCGGCAAATCCAACCTGGCTATTGGTTAACCTGAGTTTTACCTGCACATTTGCGATATCTTCGGCAAGCTGGTCAATATCTTTGTATTTCAGTATCAGTTCGTCTTGTAGCGTAGTTTTCCCTGTTTTCAGCAGCAGCTTTTTGAGATAGGTTTCCCTGGCACCATAAGCAAAGTCAGTTCTGAGTTCCTGAATGCCAAACCCGCTCTTGTCTCGAAGCGAGCCGGATAGTAGCTGACCGGCTATGTTTTCTGAAGAAAACAGAAAATCTTTAAGTTTTATATTAAGACTGCTAATGTCCAGGTGTGCATAATCCAGTCCTTTGGGCTGTTTCGGGGAATTGAAATCATCATACTGAAGCCTGTTGTTGACAAGTAGTATTTCTCCCACTTTAACGTTCCAGCCTGGCTCTTCTGTTGCGGCGCTGTCCGTTTGTTCCTTAACTTCCGGTGTTGGCCGTTTTTCAAAAGAGGCATAAGCAGACATATTTTCCAGGAGTACATTCCGTACGTCCACCCGCTGGCTGCCCATGTAAAGCTGGTTAACGTGTCCGGAAAGTTTGTCCACTGAAACACCATTCTGCAAGCCGGAATTTTCGTCCACAAACGTCCACCGGAACTTGCGGATATCCAGATCACCTGCCTTCAGGTCAAGGGAATCGGCAGGGTCAGCGGGGTTGGATGGGGTATCTTTTTTTAACGCCTCATAAAGCCGGACTTTTGCGGAACTGTTAACCAGGAATAACTTCGTAGGGTGGTACTGAGACAGCGTCGGGTTGAATTTTTCGAAATGGACGGCTGCAGTGTCAATGATGCTTTCGGCATCCGTACCCGTTACAGCATCCCGGTACGACAGCCGTACATCTTTCAGATAGACATTGTCCAGCCTCATTTCCAGCGGGGCGGAGGTAGTATCCTCCACAGCGGGTTCTCCGCTCGCAAATGCATCAACAATAAACTGGAAATTAAAAACGGTATCGGGCAGTGTCCTGTAAATATTGGCACGGATACCACTGAGCTCAACTTTGTTAATTCCTATATTCCCCTGTATCAGGGAGTACATATCCAGGTCAACCCGTAATTTTTTTCCCGCAAGGAGCGTGTCCCCTTTTGTATCCGCAACAAAAACTCCTTCCAGTACAACCCAGTCCGGAATATCAAAGCGGATCTGGTCTATATTCACTTTGGTTTTAAGTTTCTTCCGAAGATAGGTATTCGCCTGGGCAGTCAGAAAGTTTTGGCCTGCCGGGGTCTGAATGCCCCAAATCAATACTCCGACCAGGATCAGTATGGTCAGGATTATTATTGCCAGCACCTTTAATACTTTCTTCATAAATCTACTTTAAATCCTATCTGTGTATTTCAGACAGAATTGTTTGACAGTACAGGGCTATAAAAAACCTGGATAGCCTACCGGTTGGTACACCACCCAGGAATTCAGATTGAACCTTACTTTTATCTTTTAAACAGCTCGGGACTCACCGCCGGATTCACCGTCAAGGTTGAGGTAATGGTCACGGGCTTTTTGTCGACTGTATTGATCTCTACCATTTTTGCAGGGTAAAGAATTCCATAAGCAGATTTGGTATAGTTGGAAAGCTCCGTGGTCGTTTCAACACCGGCCAGTGTTTCCTTCTTACGGATAAGAAGGCCGCTTTTGGCATCAAACCATAAATTATATTTAATGTCTTTCCCCTGGAGTTCTACCTGATGTACAGGAATGCTGTTGATGGTCTCCATTCCCACAGTTGTCGCAATTAAACCGCGGTTTTTATAATCAATGAACGGCACGAGCCCGTCATATATCTCATAGCGCATGTTTGTTTGTTCTGCTGCGCTCAGGTCTTTTACATCCATTTTGGTGCCAATGGGTACCTTTATCCAGCCTTCGTTATTTTTGACTGTATAGACGAAACTTCTCTTCATGATAGTTTTGGATTTATAGATCGATTTCTCAGGAACCGAAACGGATACATCGGCGTCATAAGGAGAAGCGGCAACGGCAGAAAAGCTTTGCTTAAGATTATAGGTCTTGATACCGTTCCATAGGTTTTGCCCGCCCGTTGCTTTGTAGAAATTCGCGAAAATGGTATCTACAGGTACTTTTTGCCCATAACCTAAAGTTGCAACGAGCAGAATTGCAGACAGAATGCTAAGTGATTTTTTCATCGTTTTTGTTTTGTTGATTTATAAATACGGAAACTGTATTCTAATCCGGTTCAGGACTTAGATGATTTACCGTTCTGATGGTTTAATATTAAGAATATATTCCTTATCTGCCTAAACCAAAAAGAGCAAAAACTATTCCAACCGTTACTTATACACGCAATTATTCTGAAAATGTGGCAATAAAATTACTGAATTGATACATTATCCCGATTAAATCAAACTTTGTCGCCTTTCGGGAAGGGGCTTGGCTACAAAGAAGAAGGGCCGTGGTGAATGCCACAGCCCTTCTTCATACAAAAAATAGTTAGATATCACGCGTCGTCACCGGAGGCAGAAATCTTCCCAAACCGGTATTGAAAGGTAAGGTTCAGCATCCGGTTTGTTTGCTGCCAGAGTGAATTCTGGTTATAGGTTTCGGTACTGAGCTGACTCTTGTACGCTCTTGATAAAAATATATCCTGAATGTTAAATGAAAGTGTTGCTTTTTTTTCCAGCAGGTCTTTTCTGATGCCCATATTTGCCACAAATACACCCTCCCGGGTTCCTTGTGCAATAGCACGCGGCCCTTCGTAATTTAGATAAGCAGAGGCTCGGAAGTCCATAGGCAAGGTAATAAATGCGTTGAGATTACCGGAGTAACTCCAGGTACGGTTGTCGATCTGAGCAATATCCGAAACCACTTCGCTCCTGAAAACCCTGCCGCTGGCGTTTAATTTGACTGATTCTCCTATTTTTTGCGAGAAGTCTGTTTCAAAGCCATAGGAAAGCTCCCGGCCCACGTTATCATAGCGTGTAAGCGATACACCCTCTTCATCGATGGTCCGTATCCGGGTAATGGCATTGTTGGAATAATCCATAAAAAGGGATGGCCCCCAGCCACCGGACGATTCGTAATTGGAATAGCCCATTTCCGCCTTGTGGACAAACTCTGGTTTCAGATTGG
This portion of the Dyadobacter sp. CECT 9275 genome encodes:
- a CDS encoding translocation/assembly module TamB domain-containing protein; this translates as MKKVLKVLAIIILTILILVGVLIWGIQTPAGQNFLTAQANTYLRKKLKTKVNIDQIRFDIPDWVVLEGVFVADTKGDTLLAGKKLRVDLDMYSLIQGNIGINKVELSGIRANIYRTLPDTVFNFQFIVDAFASGEPAVEDTTSAPLEMRLDNVYLKDVRLSYRDAVTGTDAESIIDTAAVHFEKFNPTLSQYHPTKLFLVNSSAKVRLYEALKKDTPSNPADPADSLDLKAGDLDIRKFRWTFVDENSGLQNGVSVDKLSGHVNQLYMGSQRVDVRNVLLENMSAYASFEKRPTPEVKEQTDSAATEEPGWNVKVGEILLVNNRLQYDDFNSPKQPKGLDYAHLDISSLNIKLKDFLFSSENIAGQLLSGSLRDKSGFGIQELRTDFAYGARETYLKKLLLKTGKTTLQDELILKYKDIDQLAEDIANVQVKLRLTNSQVGFADLLLLVPDLAKTPPFDKTPNGFLKGSGIVTGSVNNLLISKANFSMLNTTALKMDGRISGLPDAGKLAMDLNISELTSGKDDILMLLPDSTLPSSVEIPEKISISGKIRGVMSNLNLNTTINTSFGVGTFSGNLKNISDSLKAEYDGNLSFTEFDLGKLLKQPPQEMGKLTLSTTVSGRGYASKTMQANLDGTIQRADIKGYIYNNLTLKGSVDKGLANVQATMADENIKVAIDGEADLSKQYPSVKGEVKIDELNLTALHLYPDSLQVKGDVKIDFQSTQPDAPLGSIAIHDLVLTHHGRPVAVDSIQAVVSDSSGTKRAAINSPFLKAELTGNFVYPELADAILTEVGKHFKSPGLAYKEVTKPVNFDFAATLTNHPALRIFVPQLQELNPVNFKARLDNQQDSTIVARLSLPVAVYDSIRTERVAVSFVTVAEKAAFNSTMGLLNTGGFRMQNVSLQGDMIDNDIRFDLTVRDSVNTDRHAVKGDLAIDRSKYKLSLREGLLLDYKKWETNPEGLIEYSTDSLLVKNIEIRNEYQKLRINSTTGVPNGPLEITMDSIAVGPMVALATRDSTLASGTLGGKITLINYMTTPLYTGEFHINNLAAMQIPVGNLALKSTNETENKILVETTLKGNGNDISINGYYSPKEKNPLDFTMDLKQLSAKTVEAFSFGQLKRATGNLTGKATITGSTDIPKINGAINFDDVAFNVTQLGARYSLANQKIQFDGQQINFNNFVVSDTLNQKLTVDGNVNIARIPDVTYDLKIAAKNFTVLNSTQKENNQFYGKAVIDANMTVKGAGTKSVIDGNVKVDAGSDVTVVLTNDATEAGDATKGVIEFVDMSDSTQVTRADSIDLNTGPVGNFAQQISMELAVDDKSQFRVVIDELNGDNIKLKGNAELTAGIAPNGQLFLLGAYDLTEGSYDITLEILKRQFQIQKGSNLIWTGDPMKAELNITASYPVMVDPGSISNTLKSGRKVPIDVQIVITGNLSNPNIAFKITPSSTVTSDLAKEITTQPFWTNMEMSPSEVNKQAFALLITNRFITDQSASSFNINNSAEAIARQSVSQLLSDQLNNLASDLVKGVNLDLNLNSTTDQSAGARTDLSVGLSKAFLNDRLKISIGKNFELENQSGAAGSSEVFDNIALDYAVSRDGRYLFRAYRKNQYQSILEGFIVETGVSFIITADYNVFREFFQKQQNEK